A genomic region of Capnocytophaga canimorsus contains the following coding sequences:
- a CDS encoding SusC/RagA family TonB-linked outer membrane protein: MALVCGLWADAIYAKAEITSVREVVEQQTKKVSGTVTDEFGQPLPGVSVFIKGTQRGITTDFDGNYQIQASQGEVLVFSYVGFVTQEKVISSGGNEQVINVSLKEETQQLEQVVVTALGIKRQEKALSYNVQQVKSEELTKVKETNIVNSLNGKVAGVNIQRSASGVGGATKVVMRGLKSIDGNNGVLYVIDGVPMFNRQRDGAGYFGSPSGGESISDINPEDVESINVLTGPSAAALYGSQAANGVILINTKKGKEGKMEVNISSSLEMITPTLLPQFQDTYGSVGQKSWGPKLSKPSGYDPSKFFRTGTNITNAITLSTGTKQNQTFVSAAQTDAKGVIPNSDYYRTNISVRNTSSFLNDKLHLDISGSFIRQGNRNMISGGGYFNPLVALYLMPRSLDYRDIEVYERFNPQRGIYEKYQPYPEQLESYFSENPYWVVNRQLFLLNKKRYIMAASLKYDIFDWLNVTGRIRLDNDNSVNEKKLYASTNNFLVGGWKPELGPYNKGHYSISNGKDEQTYADIMFNANKNFGENFSLTANLGASYNDQYNTSLSGGGMLLNIPNLFSSANFVAETGVGQGYLRTKNVAVFGSAEIGYKRMLYLSLTGRNDWSSQLVNSSEPSFFYPSVGLSAVLSEMLKMPDYVDFVKVRGSYTEVGSPISKTGVTPGTITHSLSTSGIRANRVYPYPDFKAERTRSFEFGLNTKLFKNALSLDLTLYKSNTFNQLFEQKLSATSLYSSFLLQAGNVENRGVELAVSFQKDLFKDFNWNSTVTYSHNKNEIKELVRGYLNPFTGERFDITERGNLREGGSMSDIIVKKVLARDVNGDLIEEAATFKVDETQEIKIGSSTPDFQMGWKNTFSYKGFDLSVLFNGSFGGVVLSGTQPYLDAYGVSKASADARDAGGVLVNGKLYDPEKYYSTIKDLPGYYSYDATNVRLQEASLSYTFDGKLISNGIKRITFGFIGTNLWMIYNKAPFDPQLSFGVGTYAQTELFMTPAMRTYGLSLKLQF, encoded by the coding sequence CGAGGGATTACTACTGATTTTGATGGTAATTACCAAATTCAAGCCTCACAAGGAGAAGTGCTTGTTTTTAGTTATGTAGGGTTTGTTACTCAAGAAAAAGTCATTTCTAGTGGTGGAAATGAGCAAGTAATCAATGTTTCTTTAAAAGAAGAAACACAACAATTAGAGCAAGTAGTGGTAACTGCTTTGGGTATCAAACGCCAAGAAAAGGCATTGAGTTACAATGTTCAGCAAGTAAAATCGGAAGAACTTACAAAAGTGAAGGAAACAAACATTGTAAATAGTCTTAATGGTAAAGTTGCTGGAGTGAATATTCAAAGAAGTGCTTCAGGGGTGGGAGGTGCTACCAAAGTAGTAATGCGTGGTTTGAAATCAATTGATGGAAACAATGGTGTATTGTATGTAATTGATGGTGTACCTATGTTTAATAGGCAAAGAGATGGCGCTGGATATTTCGGTTCACCTTCCGGAGGAGAAAGTATTTCAGATATCAATCCAGAAGATGTAGAAAGTATAAATGTTCTTACAGGTCCTTCTGCTGCGGCTCTTTATGGGAGTCAAGCGGCTAATGGGGTCATCTTAATTAATACAAAAAAAGGGAAAGAAGGTAAGATGGAGGTTAATATATCTAGTAGCTTAGAAATGATAACTCCTACTTTATTACCTCAATTTCAAGATACTTATGGAAGTGTAGGTCAAAAAAGTTGGGGACCAAAGCTTAGTAAACCTTCTGGTTATGATCCTTCTAAATTTTTTCGTACAGGTACCAATATAACCAATGCTATAACTCTTTCAACAGGGACAAAACAAAATCAAACCTTTGTTTCTGCCGCACAAACCGACGCTAAAGGGGTTATTCCTAATAGCGATTATTATCGTACAAATATAAGTGTAAGGAATACATCTTCTTTTTTGAATGATAAATTACATTTAGATATTAGCGGTAGTTTTATTCGTCAAGGTAACAGGAATATGATTTCAGGTGGAGGGTATTTTAATCCGCTAGTGGCTCTTTATCTAATGCCACGCAGCCTTGATTATCGTGATATTGAGGTGTATGAGAGATTTAATCCACAAAGAGGCATTTATGAGAAATATCAACCTTATCCAGAGCAATTAGAAAGTTATTTCTCCGAAAACCCCTATTGGGTCGTAAATCGTCAGTTATTTTTACTTAATAAGAAGCGTTACATAATGGCAGCCTCTCTAAAATATGATATTTTTGATTGGCTGAATGTTACAGGGCGTATTCGTCTAGATAACGACAATAGCGTTAATGAGAAAAAGCTTTACGCTAGTACAAATAATTTTCTTGTAGGAGGTTGGAAACCAGAATTAGGACCTTACAATAAAGGACATTATTCTATAAGTAATGGGAAAGACGAGCAAACCTACGCAGATATTATGTTTAATGCAAATAAAAATTTTGGTGAGAATTTTAGTTTAACAGCTAACTTAGGGGCTAGTTATAATGACCAATATAATACTAGTTTGAGCGGTGGAGGAATGTTACTAAATATACCGAATTTGTTTTCTTCTGCAAATTTTGTTGCAGAAACAGGAGTAGGGCAAGGTTATTTAAGAACCAAAAATGTGGCGGTATTTGGAAGTGCTGAAATAGGTTATAAACGTATGCTATACCTTTCTCTTACGGGAAGAAATGATTGGTCTTCTCAATTGGTAAATTCTTCTGAGCCCTCATTTTTCTATCCTTCTGTTGGGCTTTCTGCAGTGCTTTCTGAGATGTTAAAAATGCCTGATTATGTTGATTTTGTAAAAGTAAGAGGGTCTTATACCGAGGTCGGTTCACCAATCAGCAAAACAGGTGTTACCCCTGGTACTATTACACACAGCTTATCTACTAGTGGTATAAGAGCTAATAGAGTGTATCCTTATCCAGATTTCAAGGCCGAGCGAACACGTTCTTTTGAATTTGGTTTGAATACAAAATTATTTAAGAATGCTCTTTCATTGGATTTGACTCTTTATAAATCAAACACATTCAATCAGTTGTTTGAACAAAAATTATCAGCCACTTCTCTCTATTCAAGTTTTTTATTACAAGCAGGTAATGTAGAAAATAGAGGAGTTGAGTTAGCTGTTAGTTTCCAAAAAGACTTATTTAAAGATTTCAATTGGAATTCTACGGTTACATATTCTCATAATAAAAATGAGATAAAAGAATTGGTAAGAGGTTATTTGAATCCTTTTACTGGAGAGAGATTTGATATCACAGAAAGAGGAAATCTTCGAGAAGGGGGTAGTATGAGTGATATTATTGTTAAAAAGGTACTTGCAAGAGATGTAAATGGAGATCTTATAGAAGAAGCAGCAACATTTAAAGTTGATGAAACACAAGAAATAAAAATAGGAAGTTCAACTCCTGATTTTCAAATGGGATGGAAAAATACATTCTCTTATAAAGGATTTGATTTAAGTGTTTTATTTAACGGAAGTTTTGGAGGGGTAGTACTTTCAGGAACTCAACCTTATTTAGATGCTTATGGAGTGTCTAAAGCTTCGGCAGACGCTCGAGATGCTGGTGGAGTACTAGTTAATGGTAAATTATATGACCCTGAAAAATATTATAGTACAATCAAAGATTTACCAGGCTATTATTCTTATGATGCAACAAATGTTCGTTTGCAAGAAGCTTCCTTAAGTTATACTTTTGATGGAAAGTTAATTTCTAATGGAATTAAGCGAATTACTTTTGGATTTATAGGAACAAACTTATGGATGATTTACAATAAGGCCCCATTCGACCCTCAACTCTCTTTTGGAGTGGGAACTTATGCTCAAACAGAGCTTTTTATGACTCCCGCAATGAGAACTTACGGATTAAGTTTGAAACTTCAATTTTAA
- a CDS encoding SusD/RagB family nutrient-binding outer membrane lipoprotein, whose protein sequence is MKMINKNILLTFGVLLGLSSCIKDFEEINTNKLLPNDEQSQLDGLASAGLFANLIQAPIPTGTGVDPANNYQVVQNMSADNWAGYFSPGRNHWDGGLNQTSFYVSDKRANGTFDALMVDIMNQYFKIKGTLHNVSAVDGKIIYTEKDEISKTMYAVARVVKVLGMHRATDLFGPIPYNDLEPGKQQAKYDTQEVVYKTFLKELDQSVNQMVSFGLGNKVLEGFDPLYQGNLSKWAKLGNSLMLRLAMRVRYADENLARMYVEKAVNSSAGLIESVDDVAQLVSNGKYTLHNSLVIMDGYGELKMGATIYSYLKGYNDPRIEKYFKKGKSKGNEDFTDNYYAVRSGIDNKTGADVYENYSTPNVSTDTPTYLFKASEVYFLLAEAALAGFNSKGSVESLYKKGVELSFLENGLTQTQAQQYLQGSEKPADYVDYKNADYNQIAVSKVAKTWDDSANDEEKLEKIITQKYLAIFPNGFEAWTEWRRTGYPRMFKVPFNLSNVNAKNVTEDGKDLGMRRFPFPRKEFELNNDNVTQAKTFLEGPDDSATNVWWDKKNKK, encoded by the coding sequence ATGAAAATGATAAATAAAAATATTCTTTTAACCTTTGGAGTACTTTTAGGTTTATCTTCTTGTATTAAAGACTTTGAAGAAATAAATACAAATAAATTACTCCCTAATGACGAACAATCCCAATTGGATGGTTTAGCCTCTGCTGGTTTGTTTGCAAATTTGATACAAGCTCCTATACCTACAGGAACTGGGGTAGATCCTGCTAATAACTATCAAGTAGTTCAGAATATGTCTGCCGATAACTGGGCAGGATATTTTTCTCCTGGTAGAAATCACTGGGATGGAGGATTAAATCAAACAAGCTTTTATGTAAGTGACAAAAGAGCTAATGGTACATTTGATGCTTTGATGGTAGATATTATGAACCAATACTTTAAAATTAAGGGTACTCTTCACAATGTTAGTGCAGTTGATGGAAAAATAATCTATACTGAAAAGGATGAAATTTCTAAAACAATGTATGCCGTTGCAAGAGTTGTCAAAGTATTGGGTATGCATAGAGCAACTGATTTGTTCGGTCCTATTCCTTATAATGACTTAGAACCAGGGAAGCAACAGGCTAAATATGATACTCAGGAGGTTGTTTATAAAACGTTCTTAAAAGAATTGGACCAATCCGTTAATCAAATGGTTTCTTTTGGTTTAGGGAATAAGGTGTTAGAAGGATTCGATCCTCTTTACCAAGGGAATCTATCGAAATGGGCTAAATTAGGAAATTCTTTGATGCTTCGTTTGGCTATGAGAGTACGATATGCTGATGAAAATTTGGCAAGAATGTATGTTGAAAAAGCAGTTAATAGTTCTGCTGGACTTATAGAGAGTGTAGATGATGTTGCTCAACTTGTTTCAAATGGAAAATATACTTTACATAATTCTTTAGTGATTATGGACGGATATGGAGAGTTAAAAATGGGAGCTACCATTTATTCATACCTAAAAGGATACAACGATCCTCGTATTGAAAAGTATTTCAAAAAAGGAAAATCAAAAGGTAATGAAGATTTTACTGATAATTACTATGCAGTTCGTTCAGGTATTGATAATAAAACAGGGGCTGACGTTTATGAAAATTATTCTACTCCAAATGTTTCAACAGACACACCTACTTATTTGTTTAAAGCGTCAGAAGTATACTTTTTATTAGCAGAAGCTGCTTTGGCTGGTTTTAATTCAAAAGGGAGTGTGGAAAGTCTTTATAAAAAGGGAGTTGAACTTTCTTTCTTAGAAAATGGACTTACACAAACTCAAGCACAGCAATATTTACAGGGAAGTGAAAAACCTGCTGATTATGTAGATTATAAAAATGCAGATTATAATCAAATTGCTGTTAGTAAAGTTGCAAAAACTTGGGATGATTCTGCTAATGACGAAGAAAAATTAGAAAAAATCATCACTCAAAAATACTTAGCTATCTTCCCTAATGGATTTGAGGCTTGGACAGAGTGGAGAAGAACAGGATATCCAAGGATGTTCAAAGTTCCTTTTAATTTGAGTAATGTAAATGCAAAAAATGTTACTGAAGACGGAAAAGATTTAGGAATGCGTCGCTTTCCGTTTCCTCGTAAAGAGTTTGAATTGAATAATGATAATGTAACACAAGCTAAAACATTTTTAGAAGGCCCTGATGATTCAGCTACTAATGTTTGGTGGGATAAAAAAAATAAAAAATAA
- a CDS encoding glycoside hydrolase family 18 protein, with protein sequence MKKYILITITLLSLMACSKWTETESNAEKFEEVALSNLREVRDNFKWQKEAEITNEAKLALEEYWAQLREYKRRAWLNGGDAVGQKPMFYFWYDSRRWQATPGIASSWLQAIPDTVACISLWGGGFSKGPQEISENMKKDLEMFHKKGSVVLLCWQTSGPGLGIPGDKEGKINGWDYFRKKYPFDTSYEKWSEIYARDLSRFIIACGLDGYDVDWETCGDHKTVTKQGHSLMVSDNNYENINKFVREMAKYFGPVGDKFFVKTQQDRENNIRALFETSTQGFHENEKDFIDRFKPYLPNDYLTKRYYFCADVPCGTSPVVFGDDNEFRKYFDKHFMQDYEVAGVGEHIKQLGGVYYNSAGLDIQTKRSSDGFQRFWEKGKAIKEKKIWGFGFYHGELDYDSGNKTPELKNYLKMINQTRNYHNHAITREIIRIADPRESYSNFKESEPLIVIP encoded by the coding sequence ATGAAAAAGTATATATTAATTACCATTACATTGCTGTCTTTGATGGCTTGTAGTAAATGGACAGAAACAGAGTCTAATGCTGAAAAATTTGAAGAGGTTGCTTTAAGTAATTTACGAGAAGTAAGGGATAATTTCAAATGGCAAAAAGAAGCTGAAATTACAAATGAAGCTAAGTTAGCTTTGGAGGAGTATTGGGCTCAGTTAAGAGAGTATAAGCGTCGTGCTTGGCTTAATGGAGGAGACGCTGTAGGGCAAAAACCTATGTTTTATTTTTGGTATGATTCTAGACGCTGGCAGGCAACTCCAGGGATTGCCTCATCTTGGCTTCAAGCTATCCCAGATACTGTTGCTTGTATTTCGCTTTGGGGGGGAGGATTTAGTAAAGGTCCCCAAGAAATTAGTGAAAATATGAAGAAAGATCTTGAAATGTTTCATAAAAAAGGAAGCGTTGTTCTCCTATGTTGGCAAACATCAGGTCCTGGTTTAGGAATTCCAGGTGATAAAGAGGGAAAAATTAATGGCTGGGATTATTTCCGTAAAAAATATCCTTTCGATACTTCATATGAGAAATGGTCAGAAATTTATGCTCGTGATTTGTCTCGTTTTATTATTGCTTGCGGGCTTGATGGTTACGATGTGGATTGGGAGACTTGTGGCGATCACAAAACCGTTACAAAACAAGGACATAGCTTGATGGTGTCAGACAATAATTATGAAAATATCAATAAGTTTGTTCGTGAGATGGCGAAGTACTTTGGTCCTGTAGGAGATAAATTCTTTGTAAAAACTCAACAAGATAGAGAAAATAACATTCGTGCTTTGTTTGAAACTTCAACTCAAGGTTTTCATGAAAATGAAAAAGATTTCATTGACAGATTCAAGCCTTATCTACCTAATGATTACTTAACAAAGCGTTATTATTTTTGTGCTGATGTTCCCTGTGGTACATCACCAGTTGTTTTTGGAGATGATAATGAATTCAGAAAATATTTTGACAAACACTTTATGCAAGATTATGAAGTTGCTGGTGTTGGGGAACATATAAAACAACTTGGAGGAGTGTATTACAACTCTGCAGGATTAGACATCCAAACCAAACGTTCCTCGGATGGGTTTCAAAGATTTTGGGAGAAAGGAAAAGCTATTAAAGAAAAGAAAATATGGGGATTTGGATTCTACCACGGAGAGTTAGATTATGATAGTGGAAATAAAACACCTGAGTTAAAAAACTATTTAAAGATGATTAACCAAACTCGCAACTATCATAATCACGCTATTACACGTGAGATTATTCGAATTGCTGATCCTCGTGAATCATATTCAAACTTCAAAGAATCTGAACCATTAATTGTAATTCCTTAA
- a CDS encoding DUF1735 domain-containing protein yields MKKIILNTLLTTLLLGSVGCQETLDETSTDIKFHNSAYMSLEKATMNVDRKLGGTVEIEPRLALVAKKDEKITVSIDDFLKQYNQENTTNFKMLPASEVELYEVENPKNFSKNGSLTITIKEGKISSKVGVKIGVLNPKTYSLGVKYAIPLNIVSTSVKQVLSNNKTLVALQRPVITSVAHIKEGHAPKIKFDPKIPESEEFTLQAFLCLTFLEPIKVVFITCLC; encoded by the coding sequence ATGAAGAAGATTATTTTAAATACATTACTTACAACCCTTTTATTAGGAAGTGTAGGATGTCAAGAAACTCTTGATGAAACATCTACGGATATAAAGTTTCATAACTCTGCCTATATGTCATTAGAAAAAGCAACAATGAATGTAGACAGAAAATTAGGAGGAACTGTTGAAATAGAACCTCGTTTAGCTTTGGTAGCAAAAAAAGACGAGAAAATAACTGTAAGCATTGATGATTTTTTAAAGCAATATAATCAAGAAAATACAACTAACTTTAAGATGCTTCCTGCCTCAGAAGTGGAGTTATATGAGGTAGAGAATCCTAAAAATTTTTCAAAAAACGGATCTCTTACCATAACTATCAAGGAAGGAAAAATCTCTTCTAAAGTTGGAGTTAAAATAGGTGTTTTAAATCCTAAAACATATTCATTAGGAGTGAAATATGCGATTCCACTAAATATTGTTTCAACTTCGGTAAAGCAAGTTCTGTCTAACAATAAAACTTTGGTTGCGTTGCAACGTCCTGTAATTACTTCAGTAGCTCATATAAAGGAAGGACATGCACCTAAAATAAAATTTGATCCTAAAATACCTGAATCTGAAGAGTTTACACTCCAAGCCTTTTTATGTTTGACTTTTTTAGAGCCTATCAAGGTAGTATTTATAACATGTCTATGTTGA
- a CDS encoding LamG-like jellyroll fold domain-containing protein translates to MSYNWYSRINPTDVNLADKVREFATDGLEIKTKRWYQVTYVKTKDHRVKIYLDGKHVRTFIMPNVKLKGDTTMSVFNPQMSYSVSHILREVRVWSKALTEAQINADLYNPIDPDSDGLVAYLPIDFENKYNDVTKYENVVELHKATRNSPFGVQDGESYHKIVKPEEYGIDEWHHNVIFPSETLQKVEP, encoded by the coding sequence TTGAGTTACAATTGGTATAGCCGTATCAATCCAACAGATGTTAACTTGGCAGACAAAGTTAGAGAATTTGCAACTGACGGATTAGAGATTAAAACTAAAAGATGGTATCAGGTTACTTATGTGAAAACCAAAGATCATAGAGTTAAAATATATCTTGATGGTAAGCACGTGCGTACATTTATAATGCCAAATGTTAAACTAAAAGGAGACACCACTATGAGCGTTTTCAATCCTCAGATGTCTTATTCTGTCTCTCATATTTTAAGAGAGGTACGTGTTTGGAGTAAAGCTTTAACAGAAGCCCAAATTAATGCTGATTTGTATAATCCTATAGATCCCGATTCCGATGGTTTGGTTGCTTATTTGCCTATTGATTTTGAAAATAAATATAATGATGTTACTAAATATGAAAATGTTGTAGAGCTACATAAAGCTACGAGGAATTCTCCTTTTGGAGTTCAAGATGGAGAATCTTATCATAAAATTGTAAAACCAGAAGAATACGGTATTGATGAATGGCATCATAATGTAATTTTTCCTTCTGAAACCTTGCAAAAAGTTGAACCATAA
- the nhaC gene encoding Na+/H+ antiporter NhaC, which produces MKKEINLFQALIPITALIVMLAYNVLVAYNGAEDNVLGGSNQFVLLLGATIAALVGLWVKVSFKEMMEQVFLNIKSTGGAILILLMVGALSGTWLVSGIIPAMIYYGLMILNPTIFLFACVVICAVISVATGSSWTTSATIGIALMGIGQALGIPMGMTAGAIISGGYFGDKMSPMSDTTNLAAAMAGTDLFSHIRYMTLTTVPTFIITLVIFLLLGFSFSSSDLPDTSAIALAISSKFNISLWLFVVPAFILILVLRKIDPLAALMTGTLLGGIFAVIFQPEIVKSITGSAVLDFKVAYRGVMDAITSPIAIETNNEQLSDLFTSKGMSGMLNTVWLIICAMVFGGVMEAIGALKRITRWLLELFDSVFALFASTVASCLMINITTSDQYLSVVVPGKMFAKTYEKKGLAPENLSRTLEDSGTVTSVLVPWNTCAAYNSGVLGVPTLTYLPYAFFNLISPFMTLLFAAFKIKIRKLAPAK; this is translated from the coding sequence ATGAAAAAAGAAATTAACTTGTTTCAGGCTTTAATCCCGATTACGGCTTTGATTGTAATGTTAGCATATAATGTTTTAGTTGCGTACAATGGGGCAGAAGACAACGTTTTAGGAGGTTCCAATCAGTTTGTTTTGCTTCTGGGGGCTACCATAGCAGCTTTGGTGGGGTTGTGGGTTAAGGTTTCATTTAAAGAAATGATGGAACAGGTTTTTCTAAATATTAAATCTACCGGAGGGGCGATTTTAATTTTACTTATGGTAGGTGCCTTATCAGGTACGTGGCTGGTTAGTGGCATTATTCCGGCAATGATTTATTACGGATTGATGATTCTAAACCCAACGATTTTTCTGTTTGCTTGTGTGGTTATCTGTGCTGTAATTTCAGTGGCTACGGGCAGTAGCTGGACTACCTCTGCCACCATCGGTATCGCCTTAATGGGTATTGGTCAGGCATTGGGCATACCAATGGGAATGACCGCTGGGGCAATCATCTCGGGCGGATATTTTGGCGATAAAATGTCTCCAATGAGCGATACAACCAATTTGGCGGCAGCAATGGCAGGTACTGATCTTTTTTCACACATCCGATATATGACCCTAACCACTGTACCTACTTTTATCATTACTTTGGTCATTTTCTTACTCCTTGGCTTTAGTTTTTCATCATCTGATTTGCCCGATACTTCAGCCATAGCACTTGCTATATCCAGTAAATTCAATATCTCTCTTTGGTTATTTGTAGTTCCTGCTTTTATCTTGATTTTGGTATTACGTAAAATAGACCCTTTGGCAGCTTTAATGACAGGAACTTTGCTAGGGGGAATTTTTGCTGTTATCTTTCAGCCCGAAATCGTAAAAAGTATCACTGGAAGTGCTGTACTTGATTTTAAAGTGGCTTATCGTGGAGTTATGGATGCCATTACCTCACCCATAGCTATCGAAACTAATAATGAACAACTTTCCGATTTGTTTACTTCCAAAGGAATGAGTGGAATGCTCAACACCGTTTGGCTCATTATCTGTGCTATGGTTTTTGGCGGAGTTATGGAAGCCATTGGCGCGTTAAAACGCATCACACGTTGGCTTTTGGAATTATTTGATTCGGTATTTGCACTCTTTGCCAGTACCGTTGCCAGTTGCCTGATGATAAATATTACCACATCTGACCAATATTTATCGGTAGTAGTACCTGGGAAAATGTTCGCCAAAACTTATGAAAAGAAAGGATTAGCTCCTGAAAACTTGAGTCGTACCCTTGAAGATTCTGGAACGGTAACCTCTGTACTAGTTCCTTGGAACACTTGTGCAGCGTACAACAGTGGCGTGTTAGGAGTCCCTACACTTACTTATCTGCCTTATGCTTTTTTTAATTTGATTAGTCCGTTTATGACTTTACTTTTTGCTGCTTTCAAAATTAAAATCCGTAAATTAGCCCCAGCAAAATAA